One region of Gossypium raimondii isolate GPD5lz chromosome 6, ASM2569854v1, whole genome shotgun sequence genomic DNA includes:
- the LOC105774640 gene encoding transcription factor MYB1 gives MGRSPCCSKEGLNRGAWTALEDKILTDYIKVHGEGRWRNLPKRAGLKRCGKSCRLRWLNYLRPDIKRGNISADEEELIIKLHKLLGNRWSLIAGRLPGRTDNEIKNYWNTNLSKRVSDRQKSPAAPSKKPEAARRGTAGNGNANGNGSGSSSTHVVRTRATRCSKVFINPHHHTQNRDPKPSSTCSNHGDHGESKTMNELLLPIMSESENEGTTDHISSDFTFDFNMGEFCLSDLLNSDFCDVSELNYSKGFDSSPSPDQPPLDFSDEMLKEWTAAASTHCSHQRVASNLQSLPPFLENGIE, from the exons atgggaagGAGTCCTTGTTGTTCTAAGGAAGGCCTTAACAGAGGAGCTTGGACTGCTCTTGAAGACAAAATTCTTACAGATTATATCAAAGTACACGGTGAAGGTCGTTGGAGAAATCTCCCCAAAAGAGCTG GTCTTAAGAGATGTGGGAAAAGTTGTAGGCTTCGGTGGTTGAATTATTTGAGACCTGATATTAAAAGAGGTAACATATCTGCTGACGAGGAAGAGCTTATCATCAAACTCCACAAACTCTTGGGAAACAG ATGGTCTTTGATAGCTGGGAGGCTTCCAGGGCGAACAGACAATGAAATAAAGAATTACTGGAACACCAACTTAAGTAAAAGAGTTTCCGATCGTCAAAAGTCACCCGCCGCTCCTTCGAAAAAACCCGAGGCGGCTCGACGGGGAACTGCTGGTAATGGCAATGCTAATGGTAATGGTAGTGGTAGTTCCTCGACACACGTGGTGCGGACAAGGGCGACAAGGTGCTCCAAGGTTTTCATAAACCCTCATCACCACACACAAAACAGAGACCCAAAGCCTTCCTCAACTTGTTCAAATCATGGGGATCACGGGGAATCTAAAACAATGAATGAGTTGTTATTACCGATAATGTCTGAATCCGAGAATGAAGGGACGACCGATCATATATCATCGGATTTTACATTTGACTTCAACATGGGAGAGTTTTGTTTATCGGATCTTTTGAACTCCGATTTCTGCGATGTAAGCGAGCTTAATTACAGCAAAGGTTTTGATTCGTCACCCTCACCGGATCAGCCTCCCCTGGATTTCTCCGACGAAATGCTAAAAGAGTGGACGGCCGCCGCCTCCACTCACTGCTCTCACCAACGTGTGGCTTCTAATCTCCAGTCCTTGCCTCCATTTCTTGAAAATGGAATTGAATGA